The Amblyomma americanum isolate KBUSLIRL-KWMA chromosome 3, ASM5285725v1, whole genome shotgun sequence genome window below encodes:
- the LOC144124093 gene encoding ATP-binding cassette sub-family A member 17-like: MRPPTIRVATQQGPLMSVKNVDAAEPPQVRTGSSSWLQLMMVLWKNIYLKRLCRHYTTTLLEIVLMVVLLLGIQEDSVVREPFIRKGDTIFMPIRSNAFWNSQPDMARIQQVYFAPVANKYLAWLTRTAMKELGVPNVTGLPSKKDLVSAMLKQNKTPVSTVGLAYTNMAPKDTTTVPISLRVTFFGGRLPFDVKLLYSQRILSQPAGPAAEERFPEMNTLLPIMGALQQLHLQRQAGLFNHTERLEPPTLRRFPYPSYIQHEDTKNYALVLTRFCIGMLIPFAVFVARLSEEKSTGMKEMLRIVGVNDWVYWLSHYISGFFMHLIIVTLMMLFLCVKRNEEGRAFIQFSDPLLLFCILMCFCSSCLWHATLLSMFFQSPHSAVAGAMLYWTFSCLMPFLVLENAGGQGYHFIKRWHKLATSVFPGMSLHWSFRVLERFEKFG; this comes from the exons ATGCGACCCCCAACGATTCGTGTTGCTACCCAGCAAg GTCCTTTGATGTCGGTGAAAAACGTCGACGCCGCCGAGCCTCCTCAGGTCCGCACTGGATCATCGTCGTGGCTGCAGCTGATGATGGTGCTGTGGAAGAACATCTACCTGAAGCGCCTCTGCCGCCACTACACCACAACGCTGCTCGAGATCGTGCtcatggtggtgctgctgctggggATCCAGGAGGACTCGGTGGTCCGCGAGCCATTCATTCGAAAAGGGGACACCATATTTATGCCCATCCGCTCGAACGCATTCTGGAACTCGCAGCCCGACATGGCGCGCATCCAACAG GTGTACTTTGCACCGGTCGCAAACAAGTATCTCGCCTGGCTGACGCGCACCGCAATGAAAGAGCTGGGTGTGCCAAACGTCACCGGGCTACCGTCGAAGAAAGACCTGGTGTCAGCAATGCTGAAGCAGAACAAGACGCCCGTGAGTACCGTGGGGCTGGCATACACGAACATGGCTCCCAAAGACACCACCACCGTGCCTATCAGCCTGCGGGTCACGTTCTTCGGTGGACGCTTGCCTTTCGACGTGAAG CTCCTGTACTCTCAGCGGATTCTGTCCCAGCCGGCGGGACCTGCGGCGGAAGAGCGCTTTCCAGAGATGAACACCCTGCTTCCAATCATGGGGGCGTTGCAGCAGTTGCACCTACAGAGGCAGGCGGGCCTGTTCAACCACACGGAGCGGTTGGAACCCCCAACTCTGCGGCGGTTCCCTTATCCGAGCTACATCCAACACGAAGACACAAAGAACTACGCTCTGGTGCTTACCCGCTTCTGCATCGGCATGCTCATACCGTTCGCTGTGTTCGTCGCCAGGCTTAGCGAAGAGAAGTCCACAG GTATGAAAGAGATGCTTCGGATTGTCGGCGTGAACGACTGGGTGTACTGGCTCAGCCACTACATCAGTGGCTTCTTTATGCACCTCATCATCGTGACCCTCATGATGCTCTTCCTCTGCGTCAAGAGGAACGAAGAAGGCCGGGCTTTCATCCAATTCAGCGACCCACTACTCCTGTTTTGCATCCTGATGTGTTTCTGCAGCTCGTGTCTCTGGCACGCCACGCTCCTCTCCATGTTCTTTCAGAGCC CGCACTCCGCGGTGGCCGGTGCCATGCTCTACTGGACGTTCAGCTGCCTCATGCCCTTCTTGGTGCTGGAGAATGCTGGCGGCCAGGGCTACCACTTCATCAAGCGGTGGCATAAGCTGGCCACATCGGTCTTTCCTGGCATGAGCTTGCACTGGAGCTTCCGCGTACTTGAGCGCTTCGAAAAGTTTGGTTAG